The Macaca thibetana thibetana isolate TM-01 chromosome 19, ASM2454274v1, whole genome shotgun sequence genome has a segment encoding these proteins:
- the CARD8 gene encoding LOW QUALITY PROTEIN: caspase recruitment domain-containing protein 8 (The sequence of the model RefSeq protein was modified relative to this genomic sequence to represent the inferred CDS: deleted 2 bases in 1 codon) produces MDKKECHEESSSSDEELWRRIPTSSASEDQESSEEQVSGAVYSEMHQMISSIYAELHFMFKQDYKYDQFLGPEGNVDVELINKSANKYSLRFPTAGWYLWSATGLGFLVRDAVTVTIAFGSWSQHLALDLQHHEQWLAAGPLFAVTAEPEEAVAEIHLPHFISLQGEVDVSWFLVAHFKDEGMVLQRPSRVEPFYAVLDNPSFSLMGILLRIARGTRLSIPITSNTLLYFHPHPEDIKFHLYLVPSDALLTKMIDDEEERFCGVRLQTSPPVEPLTFGAHYIVSNSAHLEIIPTELKLSYRSPGEIQPFSKFYAGQMKEPIQLEITDKRHGTLVWKTVVKPVDIQLGAASAPRTFSAAAFVRENHRQLQARIGDLKGVLDDLQDNEVLSENEKELVEQAKTRQSKTDALLSMVEKKGDWALELLFRSLSERDPYLVSYLRQQSL; encoded by the exons ATGGACAAAAAGGAGTGTCATGAAGAGAGTAGCAGCAGTGATGAAGAGCTGTGGAGACG GATCCCAACCTCCAGCGCATCAGAAGACCAGGAATCTTCAGAAGAACAAGTTTCAG GAGCTGTTTACTCAGAAATGCATCAGATGATTTCCTCTATTTATGCTGAACTCCATTTTATGTTCAAACAAGATTATAAATATGATCAGTTTCTGGGACCTGAAGGAAATGTGGATGTTGAGTTGATCAATAAGAGTGCAAACAAATACAG CCTTCGGTTCCCCACTGCTGGCTGGTATCTGTGGTCAGCCACCGGCCTCGGCTTCTTGGTAAGGGATGCGGTCACGGTGACGATTGCGTTTGGTTCCTGGAGTCAGCACCTGGCCCTGGACCTGCAGCACCATGAACAGTGGCTGGCGGCCGGCCCCTTGTTTGCCGTCACTGCAGAGCCAGAGGAGGCTGTGGCCGAAATCCACCTCCCCCACTTCATCTCCCTCCAAG GTGAGGTGGACGTCTCCTGGTTCCTCGTGGCCCATTTTAAGGATGAAGGGATGGTCCTGCAGCGTCCATCCCGGGTGGAGCCTTTCTATGCTGTCCTGGACAACCCCAGCTTCTCCCTGATGGGCATCCTGCTGCGGATCGCCAGGGGGACGCGCCTCTCCATCCCCATCACCTCCAACACGTTGCTCTATTTTCACCCCCACCCCGAAGACATTAAGTTCCACTTGTACCTTGTCCCCAGCGACGCCTTGCTGACGAAG ATGATAGATGATGAGGAAGAGCGCTTCTGTGGTGTGCGTCTACAGACTTCACCCCCAGTGGAACCCCTGACCTTTGGTGCCCATTATATTGTGTCTAATTCTGCTCATCTGGAAATAATACCCACG GAGTTGAAATTGTCCTACAGGAGCCCTGGAGAAATCCAGCCCTTCTCGAAATTCTATGCTGGGCAGATGAAGGAACCCATTCAACTTGAAATTACTGACAAAAGACATGGGACTTTGGTCTGGAAGACTGTGGTGAAGCCAG TGGATATCCAGCTTGGAGCTGCATCAGCCCCTCGTACCTTCTCAG CTGCAGCCTTTGTGAGGGAGAACCACCGGCAACTCCAAGCCAGGATTGGGGACCTGAAAGGGGTGCTCGATGATCTCCAAGACAATGAGGTTCTCAGTGAGAATGAGAAGGAGCTGGTGGAGCAGGCAAAGACACGGCAGAGCAAGACCGACGCCCTGCTGAGCATGGTGGAGAAGAAAGGGGACTGGGCCCTGGAGCTGCTCTTCAGAAGCCTTAGTGAAAGGGACCCTTAC CTCGTGTCCTATCTTAGACAGCAGAGTTTGTAA